From Neospora caninum Liverpool complete genome, chromosome VIII, a single genomic window includes:
- a CDS encoding putative SWIB/MDM2 domain-containing protein, giving the protein MKEEKGRSQKASGWQPWSTPRGGSTPSTLPVKKSESKPSVSSSLVSRLKSESKLTKPIKSPPSSSSSSKTTAWTCRADKQAALQRIREAQKLSGKASGDSACKKSAARPSQSGAGKRPKAGRKRRRKGKTSRRRRTTAAQRAAGRATLLREVRVSPLLQEIVLAVCPEKREVGGELRMSRPQVTQCIWKYAKAQNLRRGGDGKTVFCDERLKRLFAGREQVDLFRELQSLLVPHLLFYEEGDYDAETGDRATDEEDGEEKEDGEEKEDGEEEEDGEEEEDGEEEEDEEEEEEEEDGKGEQEGGGGTDRFSRRGGERGERAMLGNGAGSGDSSSSSSDESGDGSSDGSSAEKSGSTTETESDEKERVGERRRDGFGREEREGRNLTGAARRRRLLRGSSSSSDEESPNEQPSEGRRSNVPPSSSTSPAVSSRRQGETPCAAGRREREVPTLGGWPRIFRRPEEQSSASSSSSSSSSPPGSSASSGGASREAGGRGREAAEREDAEERRRRIRLAVSAAVSGATSADAGGAGVSRRNVSSQGGVQRHFAIPPLPPRAGAASSESRDRQREEGRGDSRSIFGANNLVRVENPRRQTSAEGEDGEVGCDGRDRLGERSERTDTASDRREDGRSLRAVSHADSHAAQRRARRSVSSSSEEASLERTCTARKRRRSVAEESSEDDCSGDRLRQLFSERVKKQRPSSELRRTEMHAPDACLYSGGLPAAAYPHSNGSASISVAIRSEDSGVYLHLTAIAPSSVSPSFEVRPSRRVAAAFAEGRLNFQLQYFPLRSVKTKEGTEDSREGATAKCAAAPRADAEKDGRQRAEEQRESEEATSMRSSSASPWAPSRARESGGKEEPADRNAVAASGVQCLPVAVALDRAPETGRLRLRGSCRVGGLDPALAYRFTLQALKRRPAREVETRGTPASSRSSSPSPSPGASSSSSPSPSVTAHDLADAVLMQRLSPAVWGVSEVSLFLQSLLVPGLAAAGEACGLDGLGLLELREEDLTGLGVQAPFLRRRVLEALRRLTGEAEAGKATRGDAGEGRLETAEHTVKKETEASRREERERRDSRG; this is encoded by the exons AtgaaggaggaaaaaggcCGGAGCCAGAAAGCCTCAGGGTGGCAGCCGTGGAGCACGCCCCGGGGAGGCTCGACGCCTTCCACTCTCCCTGTTAAGAAGAGCGAGTCCAAaccctccgtctcttcttctcttgtctcccgcCTCAAATCCGAATCGAAACTCACAAAACCCATCAAATCcccgccctcttcttcctcttcttcaaaGACAACGGCGTGGACGTGTCGAGCAGATAAGCAGGCGGCGCTGCAGCGGATTCGCGAGGCACAGAAGCTTTCGGGAAAGGCCAGTGGAGATTCCGCGTGCAAGAAGAGCGCCGCGAGGCCGTCGCAGTCTGGCGCGGGGAAACGCCCCAAGGCGGggcggaagcggagaaggaaagggaaaacttCTCGGCGGCGGCGAACGACGGCGGCCCAGCGCGCCGCAGGCAGAGCCACGCTGCTTCGCGAggttcgcgtctccccgtTGCTGCAGGAAATTGTCTTAGCAGTCTGCccggagaagcgggaggTGGGGGGCGAGCTCCGCATGTCTCGCCCGCAAGTCACGCAGTGCATTTGGAAGTACGCCAAGGCGCAGAACCTGCgacgcggcggcgacgggaaaACCGTCTTCTGCGACGAGCGGTTGAAACGCCTGTTTGCAGGCAGAGAACAGGTGGACCTGTTCCGCGAACTGCAGTCTCTCCTTGTGCCTCACCTCCTCTTCTACGAAGAGGGCGACTACGACGCGGAAACAGGCGACAGAgccacagacgaagaagatggcgaagagaaagaagatggcgaagagaaagaagacggcgaagaggaagaagacggcgaagaggaagaagacggcgaagaggaagaagacgaagaagaggaagaagaagaggaagatggcAAAGGGGAACAGGAGGGAGGAGGGGGGACTGACAGGTTTAGCCGCAGAGgtggggagagaggagagcgagcgaTGCTTGGAAACGGTGCAGGAAGTGGAGATTCCTCGAGCTCCTCCAGTgacgagagcggcgacggtTCGAGCGACGGGTCTTCCGCCGAAAAAAGTGGCAGTACGActgagacagagagcgacgagaaagagagagtcggcgagagaaggcgcgacggcttcggaagagaagaaagggaaggcagaAATCTGACGGGGgctgcgagaagaaggcgactgcTGCGTGGCAGCTCCTCGTCCAGTGATGAGGAGTCCCCAAATGAACAGCCTAGCGAAGGCAGACGATCCAACgtgcctccttcctcttccactTCCCCAGCTGTCTCgagccggagacagggagagacaccgtgCGCGgcgggacgaagagagcgagaagtcCCGACCCTCGGAGGCTGGCCTCGAATCTTTCGTCGTCCAGAAGAACAATcgagcgcgtcttcctcttcttcctcttcttcttcccccccgGGTTCTTCTGCGAGTAGTGGGggggcgagcagagaggcgggtgGCCGCGGCCGCGAGGCGGCTGAGCgtgaagacgcggaggagaggagaagaagaattCGTCTCGCGGTCTCGGCAGCAGTCTCGGGTGCAACGTcggcagacgcaggcggcgcaggTGTCTCGCGCAGAAATGTGTCCTCGCAGGGCGGCGTGCAGAGACACTTCGCCAttccgccgcttccgccgcgcgcaggcgccgcttcgtcagagagccgcgacaggcagagagaggaagggcgcggagacagtcgcTCGATCTTTGGCGCGAACAACCTCGTGCGCGTCGAAAATCCCCGCCGGCAAACTTCCgctgagggcgaggacggcgaggtCGGCTGCGACGGGCGAGACAGGcttggagagagaagtgagaGAACAGACACCGCCAGCGACCGCAGGGAAGACGGTAGGAGCCTGCGAGCAGTCTCACATGCAGACTCGCATgcagcgcagaggcgagcgcgaaggagcgtttcctcttcttccgaggaggcgagccTCGAGAGAACCTGCACTGCGAGAAAGCGCCGTAGGTCGGTCGCGGAGGAGTCTTCAGAAGACGATTGCAGCGGCGATCGTCTTCGGCAGCTGTTTTCGGAGCGCgtgaaaaagcaaagacCGTCCTCCGAGTTGCGAAGGACGGAAATGCACGCGCCGGATGCGTGTCTCTATTCTGGCGGTCTGCCTGCTGCCGCGTATCCTCATTCAAACGGATCGGCCTCGATCTCCGTCGCCATCCGGAGCGAAGACTCTGGGGTGTACTTGCACCTCACGGCGATTGCGCCGagttccgtctctccgtcgttcgAGGTCAGGCCCTCTCGCCGAGTCGCCGCCGCGTTCGCGGAGGGGAGGCTGAACTTCCAGCTTCAGTACTTTCCTCTCCGATCtgtgaagacgaaggaagggacagaagactcgagagaaggcgcaacTGCCAAGTGCGCAGCAGCGCCTCGTgcggacgcagagaaggacggccggcagagagcggaggagcagcgcgagtccgaggaggcgacttcgatgcgctcttcttccgcctcgccttggGCTCCGTCAAGGGCGCGGGAAAgtggagggaaagaggaaccGGCGGACAGAAACGCTGTCGCGGCCAGCGGGGTTCAGTGCCTG CCGGTGGCCGTGGCTCTCGATCGCGCGCCAGAGACgggccgtctccgcctgcgaGGTTCGTGCCGCGTAGGAGGATTAGACCCTGCGCTCGCGTACCGTTTTACTCTTCAAGCTCTCAAGCGGCGACCGGCTAGAGAAGTCGAAACGCGTGGAAcgcccgcgtcttctcgctcttcctcgccgtctccctctcctggCGCTTCCAgttcttcgtcgccctcgccttcggtGACTGCCCACGATTTGGCGGATGCCGTGCTAATGCAGAGACTGTCCCCTGCGgtgtggggtgtctccgaagtgtctctctttctccagtccctcctcgtccctggcctcgccgcagctggcgaggcgTGCGGGCTCGACGGCTTGGGTCTCCTGGAGCTGCGCGAGGAAGATCTTACAGGTCTCGGCGTTCAA GCACCTTTCTTGAGACGGCGGGTGTtggaggcgctgcgccgGTTGACGGGAGAAGCTGAAGCTgggaaagcgacgagaggagacgcaggagaaggacgcctcgagacagcagagcacACTGtcaagaaagagacagaggcaagcaggcgagaagaaagagagagacgcgactcACGAGGATAA
- a CDS encoding Catalase, related — MTQVPPTAFEPYGPVITTSAGNPVDDNQNSVTAGPFGPAVLSNFHLIDKLAHFDRERIPERVVHAKGAGAFGYFEVTHDITQFCKAKLFEKIGKRTPVFARFSTVAGELGSADTKRDPRGFALKFYTEEGNWDMVGNNTPIFFIRDAIKFPDFIHSQKRHPQTHLHDPNMVWDFFSLVPESVHQVTFLYTDRGTPDGFRHMHGFGSHTFKFVNKSFHVLSLLCVSRNRYNEAFYVKWHFKSNQGIKNLNRHRAKQLESEDPDYAVRDLFNAIAMREFPSWTFCIQVMPMKDAETYKWNIFDVTKVWPHDDYPLIPVGKLVLDRNPENYFQDVEQAAFSPAHMVPGIEPSEDRMLQGRLFSYIDTHRHRLGANYHQIPVNRPWNSRGGDYSVRDGQMCVDGNKGAQANYEPNSVNGFPKEDKNAAVSGTTAVSGVIGCHPQEHPNSDFEQPGIFYRNVLTEPEREALIGNIAEDLKQARRDIQERQVKIFYKCDPEYGERVARAIGMPAAACCPAKM, encoded by the exons ATGACACAGGTTCCGCCCACCGCATTTGAGCCGTATGGGCCGGTCATCACGACCTCGGCCGGAAACCCCGTCGACGATAACCAAAACTCGGTAACGGCTGGACCCTTCGGCCCCGCT GTCCTGAGCAACTTCCATCTCATCGACAAGCTGGCCCACTTCGATCGAGAACGCATTCCG GAGCGCGTCGTGCACGCCAAGGGCGCTGGCGCCTTCGGCTACTTTGAGGTTACTCACGATATCACCCA ATTCTGCAAAGCAAAGTTGTTCGAGAAGATCGGGAAGCGCACACCTGTGTTTGCTCGTTTTTCGACAGTGGCTGGAGAGTTGGGGAGTGCGGATACGAAGCGCGATCCGCGCGGCTTCGCTCTCAAGTTTTACACGGAGGAGGGCAACTGGGATATGGTTGGGAACAACACTCCGATCTTTTTCATTCGAGACGCCATCAAATTCCCCGATTTCATTCACTCGCAAAAGCGCCATCCGCAAACGCACCTCCACGATCCCAACATGGTGTGggatttcttctcgctcgttccGGAAAGCGTGCATCAAGTGACCTTCCTTTACACCGACCGCGGAACGCCGGACGGGTTCCGCCATATGCATGGCTTCGGGAGTCACACCTTCAAATTCGTGAACAA GTCTTTCCAcgtgctttctcttctgtgtgtttcccGAAACAGATACAACGAAGCTTTTTATGTCAAGTGGCACTTCAAGTCAAACCAAGGAATCAAGAACCTGAACAGACACCGCGCGAAACAgctcgagagcgaagacccCGATTACGCGGTTCGCGACCTCTTTAACGCCATTGCCATGCGGGAGTTTCCCTCCTGGACCTTCTGTATTCAG GTTATGCCTATGAAAGATGCAGAGACGTACAAATGGAATATCTTCGACGTGACCAAAGTGTGGCCACACGACGACTATCCTCTCATCCCCGTCGGCAAGCTTGTGTTGGATCGCAACCCAGAAAACTATTTCCAGGACGTGGAACAAGCGGCGTTTTCGCCAGCCCATATGGTACCAGGGATTGAGCCGAGCGAAGATCGTATGCTTCAGGGCCGTTTGTTCTCGTACATCGACACACATCGACACAGACTTGGCG CTAACTACCATCAAATTCCTGTGAACCGCCCGTGGAACTCTCGTGGAGGCGACTACTCCGTCCGCGATGGGCAGATGTGCGTCGACGGCAACAAAGGAGCACAGGCGAACTACGAACCAAACAGTGTGAACGGCTTTCCAAaggaagacaaaaacgcTGCTGTGTCGGGAACGACCGCAGTGAGCGGCGTCATTGGATGTCATCCTCAGGAGCACCCCAATAGT GACTTTGAGCAGCCCGGGATCTTTTATCGAAACGTCTTAACTGAgccagagagggaagcgctCATTGGCAACATCGCCGAGGATCTCaagcaggcgagacgagaT ATTCAAGAGCGGCAAGTGAAGATTTTTTACAAGTGCGATCCCGAGTacggcgagcgcgtcgctcgcgccaTCGGCATGCCGGCTGCGGCATGCTGCCCAGCCAAGATGTAG
- a CDS encoding 50S ribosomal protein L30e, related: MAKKAKKSGSEGINSRLQLVMKSGKVNLGCKTAIHALRTGKAKLIIISNNCPALRKSEIEYYAMLSKCGVHHYHGDNNELGTACGKLFRVSCLAVTDPGDSDIIRSVE; encoded by the exons atggcgaagaaagcgaagaagtcCGGGAGTGAGGGGATTAACTCTCGCCTCCAGCTGGTCATGAAGAGTGGCAAGGTCAACCTCGGGTGCAAGACGGCCATCCACGCGCTCCGCACCGGAAAag CGAAGCTCATCATCATCAGCAACAATTGCCCCGCTCTCCGCAAGTCTGAGATCGAATACTACGCCATGCTCTCCAAGTGCGGTGTGCACCACTACCATGGAG ACAACAACGAGCTCGGCACTGCGTGCGGCAAGCTCTTCCGTGTGAGTTGCCTCGCTGTCACGGACCCCGGTGACTCCGACATCATCCGTTCTGTCGAGTAA